A genomic stretch from Natronomonas gomsonensis includes:
- a CDS encoding universal stress protein — MYDRILFPTDGSDGASAALDHAIDHAERYDAELHVLYVVEENLPVMEAGQVELLDALEAEGERAIDDARARAKAEGVDSIRGTVAGGSPYRGILEYVDDYDIDFVVMGTHGRRGVDRFLLGSVAEKVVRSADCPVLTVRAGEADDEE, encoded by the coding sequence ATGTACGACCGAATACTGTTTCCGACGGACGGAAGCGACGGAGCGAGTGCCGCGCTTGACCACGCCATCGACCACGCAGAGCGGTACGATGCGGAACTCCACGTCCTCTACGTCGTAGAGGAGAACTTACCGGTGATGGAGGCCGGACAGGTGGAACTCCTCGATGCGCTCGAAGCCGAAGGCGAACGCGCAATCGACGACGCCCGTGCCCGGGCGAAAGCCGAGGGCGTCGACTCGATTCGTGGCACCGTCGCCGGCGGCTCCCCGTATCGCGGCATCCTCGAATACGTCGACGACTACGACATCGACTTCGTCGTGATGGGAACCCACGGGCGGCGTGGCGTCGACCGGTTCCTCCTCGGCAGCGTCGCCGAGAAAGTCGTTCGCAGCGCCGATTGCCCCGTGCTGACGGTTCGAGCCGGCGAGGCCGACGACGAAGAGTAG
- a CDS encoding universal stress protein produces MYDRLLLPTDMSAGVDYAIEHAIDAAERYDAELHVLYVVDADAYSSYPGDEYVHEFEGLESALEQAGEDAVEDIVAAAEEAGVETHPVVRHGVPHEEILAYMDDADIDLTVIGSKNRSGEYRRLLGSVADRVANMAERPVTIVKTPVEE; encoded by the coding sequence ATGTACGACCGATTGTTGCTTCCGACGGACATGAGCGCGGGTGTCGACTACGCAATCGAGCACGCTATCGACGCCGCAGAGCGGTACGATGCGGAACTCCACGTCCTCTATGTCGTCGACGCCGACGCCTACAGCTCCTACCCCGGTGACGAGTACGTCCACGAGTTCGAGGGATTAGAGAGCGCACTCGAACAGGCAGGCGAGGACGCGGTCGAAGACATCGTCGCCGCCGCCGAGGAGGCGGGCGTCGAAACGCATCCGGTCGTCCGTCACGGCGTGCCCCACGAGGAAATCCTCGCGTACATGGACGACGCCGACATCGACCTGACCGTCATCGGGTCGAAGAACCGCTCCGGAGAGTACCGCCGACTGCTCGGCAGCGTCGCCGACCGCGTCGCGAACATGGCCGAGCGACCGGTCACCATCGTCAAGACGCCAGTCGAGGAGTAG
- a CDS encoding phosphoribosylamine--glycine ligase → MDSKRFLFVSLDAALIGDVAWQASKEGHDVKYYIEAASDKEIADGFVPKTDDWEAEIEWADVIVFDDIWVGSEVGTGQLAADLRAEGHAVVGGTPNTDRLEEDRGYAMEVLEDHGVTTLDHREFSDFDAAIDYVNANPAPYVIKPLGEVQNVKRLVYVGREDDGSDVVDVLRAYKKAWGHRMKGFQLQRRVGGVEVAVCGFFNGSEFVEPINFNFEHKKLFPGNIGPSTGEMGTSMFWADPNDLFERTLGKLADFLAEEGYVGSIDLNCIVNDKGVYPLEFTPRFGYPTITLQEESFESPTGGFFYDLAHGEDPNLQVHQGYQVGVRVVLPPFPFDDEETYDENSRNAAVVFDTDSREGIHIEDAKNVDGQWRAAGESGMPLVVTGKGETMGVAREQAYDRIDDIVIPNLYYRDDIGERWIDGDGDRLLSWGYLGSP, encoded by the coding sequence ATGGACAGCAAACGCTTCCTCTTCGTCTCGCTGGACGCGGCCCTCATCGGGGACGTGGCGTGGCAGGCCTCCAAGGAGGGTCACGACGTGAAGTACTACATCGAGGCGGCGTCGGACAAGGAGATAGCCGACGGGTTCGTCCCGAAGACCGACGACTGGGAGGCGGAAATCGAGTGGGCCGACGTAATCGTCTTCGACGACATCTGGGTCGGGTCGGAGGTGGGAACGGGGCAACTCGCGGCGGACCTCCGTGCGGAGGGCCACGCCGTCGTCGGTGGAACGCCGAACACCGACCGACTGGAGGAAGACCGCGGCTACGCGATGGAGGTGCTCGAAGACCACGGCGTCACCACCCTCGACCACCGGGAGTTTTCGGATTTCGACGCCGCCATCGACTACGTCAACGCCAATCCCGCCCCTTACGTCATCAAACCGCTCGGGGAGGTCCAGAACGTCAAGCGACTGGTGTACGTCGGCCGCGAGGACGACGGCAGCGACGTCGTCGACGTGCTCCGGGCCTACAAAAAGGCGTGGGGCCACCGGATGAAGGGATTTCAACTCCAGCGCCGCGTCGGGGGCGTCGAGGTCGCTGTCTGTGGGTTCTTCAACGGCAGCGAGTTCGTCGAACCAATCAACTTCAATTTCGAGCACAAGAAACTGTTCCCGGGCAACATCGGCCCCTCGACCGGCGAGATGGGGACCTCGATGTTCTGGGCGGACCCGAACGACCTCTTCGAGCGGACGCTCGGGAAACTCGCCGACTTCCTCGCCGAGGAGGGATACGTCGGCAGCATCGACCTCAACTGCATCGTCAACGACAAGGGCGTCTACCCGCTGGAGTTCACGCCCCGATTCGGCTATCCGACCATCACGCTACAGGAGGAGTCCTTCGAATCCCCCACCGGGGGGTTCTTCTACGACCTCGCACACGGCGAGGACCCGAACCTGCAGGTCCACCAAGGGTATCAGGTCGGCGTCCGGGTCGTCCTCCCGCCGTTTCCGTTCGATGACGAGGAGACCTACGACGAGAACTCACGGAACGCGGCGGTCGTCTTCGACACCGACAGCCGCGAGGGGATTCACATCGAAGACGCGAAGAACGTCGACGGCCAGTGGCGCGCCGCCGGTGAGTCCGGGATGCCGCTGGTCGTCACCGGGAAGGGCGAGACGATGGGTGTCGCCCGCGAACAGGCCTACGACCGCATCGACGACATCGTCATCCCGAACCTCTACTACCGCGACGACATCGGTGAGCGCTGGATAGACGGCGACGGAGACCGACTGTTGTCGTGGGGGTATCTCGGCTCGCCGTAA
- a CDS encoding heavy metal translocating P-type ATPase yields MSCKLCDLPTPDPPITAPDTDGEFCCRGCLEVQRRLGEDAEAALEDNDDDLGTEPVPEGCEQAFLAVDGMHCSTCEVFVESLGSDIDGVDAAEASYASELLRVVYDPDRVDSESLPERLSGYGYEARLPEESAEDDGSDVVRFLIGGGFFGMMAMLWYVLFLYPTYFGYPPLVDLGGFAFAYIAANIWVFTSVVLFYTGYPLLRGAYVSLRAGRPNTDLLVSLAAVGAYVYSTLALALGRTELYFDVTIAIVLVVTAGTQYESRIKRRASDLLSELTELRVEEATRHPSGEVVAVSTVEPGDDLLVKPGDRIPVDGTVAEGSAAVDEALVTGESLPRSKTPGDDVRGGTVVTNAPLVVRAGEEVTSTLDRLVELLWRIQSSRPGAQRLADRLATVFVPLVVVLAMATTGWLLASGAAPAEALLTGLTVLIVSCPCALGLATPLAVASGTRAAAARNVVVATPALFEAAPEADTVVFDKTGTLTTGAMTLREVRPVDTDRDSLLARAAALEHFSAHPIATAITDAVEETPEAADVETHERGVSGSVDGTATLVGHPSLFADRGWTIPESVADSTESVRSEGSVPVVVGWDERARGVVAVGDETRAEWEAVAETFADREVVVLTGDEGASADRLRADPNVDRVFSGVKPAAKAETVRRLRADGTVAMVGDGSNDAPALAAADVGIALAGGTQLATEAADAVVVDDDLRSVPDTFDIAAATNRRIKSNLAWAFGYNAVAIPLAVFGLLNPLFAAVAMASSSLLVVVNSSRSLGP; encoded by the coding sequence ATGTCGTGTAAACTCTGTGACCTGCCGACGCCGGACCCGCCGATAACCGCCCCGGACACCGACGGCGAGTTCTGCTGTCGGGGCTGTCTGGAGGTCCAGCGTCGCCTCGGCGAGGACGCCGAAGCCGCCCTCGAAGACAACGACGACGACCTCGGGACCGAACCAGTTCCGGAGGGCTGTGAGCAGGCGTTTCTCGCGGTTGACGGGATGCATTGCTCGACGTGTGAGGTGTTCGTCGAATCCCTCGGCAGCGACATCGACGGCGTCGACGCCGCCGAGGCGAGTTACGCCAGCGAGTTGCTCCGGGTCGTCTACGACCCCGACCGCGTCGACAGCGAGTCCCTCCCCGAACGGCTCTCGGGGTACGGCTACGAGGCGCGACTGCCCGAGGAAAGCGCCGAGGATGACGGCAGCGACGTGGTTCGGTTCCTCATCGGCGGCGGCTTCTTCGGCATGATGGCGATGCTGTGGTACGTCCTCTTCCTGTATCCGACGTACTTCGGTTACCCGCCGCTGGTCGATTTGGGCGGCTTCGCCTTCGCCTACATCGCCGCCAACATCTGGGTGTTCACCTCGGTCGTGCTGTTCTACACCGGCTACCCGCTGTTGCGTGGCGCCTACGTCAGTCTCCGGGCCGGCCGCCCGAACACCGACCTCCTGGTGTCGCTTGCGGCCGTCGGCGCCTACGTCTACAGCACCCTCGCGTTGGCCCTCGGCCGCACCGAATTGTACTTCGACGTGACCATCGCCATCGTCCTCGTGGTGACCGCCGGAACGCAGTACGAATCCCGCATCAAGCGCCGGGCCAGCGACCTCCTATCGGAGTTGACGGAACTCCGCGTCGAGGAGGCGACCCGCCACCCCAGCGGCGAGGTCGTCGCCGTCTCGACGGTCGAACCCGGCGACGACCTGCTCGTGAAACCCGGCGACAGGATTCCGGTCGACGGCACCGTCGCCGAGGGGTCGGCCGCCGTCGACGAGGCGCTCGTGACCGGCGAGTCCCTCCCGCGGAGCAAGACACCGGGCGACGACGTTCGGGGCGGAACCGTCGTCACGAACGCCCCGCTCGTGGTCCGGGCCGGCGAGGAAGTGACGAGCACGCTCGACCGACTCGTGGAGTTGCTGTGGCGGATTCAGAGTTCCCGGCCGGGCGCCCAGCGGCTTGCCGACCGACTGGCGACGGTGTTCGTTCCGCTCGTGGTCGTCCTCGCGATGGCGACGACCGGGTGGCTACTGGCAAGCGGAGCGGCGCCCGCCGAAGCGCTTCTGACCGGCCTGACCGTCCTCATCGTCTCCTGTCCGTGTGCGCTCGGACTGGCGACGCCGCTTGCGGTGGCAAGCGGGACCCGCGCGGCGGCGGCCCGGAACGTCGTCGTCGCCACGCCCGCGCTGTTCGAGGCCGCACCGGAGGCCGACACCGTCGTCTTCGACAAAACCGGGACGCTGACAACGGGTGCGATGACGCTCCGTGAGGTGCGTCCCGTCGACACCGACCGCGACTCCCTACTCGCTCGGGCGGCGGCGCTGGAGCACTTCTCGGCGCACCCGATTGCGACGGCCATCACCGACGCGGTCGAGGAGACACCCGAGGCAGCCGACGTCGAAACCCACGAACGCGGCGTCTCGGGGAGCGTCGACGGCACGGCGACTCTCGTCGGCCACCCGTCGCTGTTCGCCGACCGCGGGTGGACTATCCCGGAGTCGGTCGCCGACAGCACCGAATCGGTGCGCTCGGAGGGGTCGGTCCCGGTCGTCGTCGGCTGGGACGAACGCGCCCGAGGGGTCGTCGCCGTCGGGGACGAGACGCGAGCCGAGTGGGAGGCGGTCGCGGAGACCTTCGCCGACCGCGAGGTGGTCGTCCTCACCGGTGACGAGGGCGCCTCCGCGGACCGACTCCGGGCGGACCCGAACGTCGACCGCGTGTTTTCGGGTGTCAAGCCGGCGGCGAAAGCCGAGACGGTCCGACGACTCCGGGCGGACGGCACCGTCGCGATGGTCGGCGACGGGAGCAACGACGCCCCCGCACTCGCGGCCGCCGACGTGGGTATCGCCCTGGCCGGCGGGACGCAGTTGGCGACGGAGGCCGCGGACGCCGTCGTCGTCGACGACGACCTCCGGTCGGTTCCCGACACCTTCGACATTGCGGCGGCGACGAACCGACGCATCAAGAGCAACCTCGCGTGGGCGTTCGGCTACAACGCCGTCGCGATTCCGCTGGCCGTTTTCGGGCTTTTGAACCCGCTTTTCGCCGCCGTCGCGATGGCTTCGAGCAGTCTGTTGGTCGTCGTCAACTCCTCGCGGTCGCTCGGGCCGTGA